acattatttatataattatggaGGATTTCTCTCTCTAAATAATTATACAGTGCATatgaaatactattatttttttgaagatttgGTAAATATTTTACTGCATTGTTGATGTGCATTTATGAAATCCATAGACAGAAGATTATAATGCTGTGTATTATAGATTAAAATATTGACAGCATAATTGAACATTTCTGAAAAGTCTATTTcgaagaaaaatatattaacccaacattttttattttgtgacacATTCTTATTCTCGCTCTCTGTGATTGTAGCCAGTGGACTTTTCTCATGAAATGAGTACCTGACTGAACTATAATTGCTGGTTCAACACATTTATGTGGATTTACTGATGTTTGTGTGGCTTCAGTAAGACGTAGAATGTTATTCTGTGCTCAGGAAGCAGATGTACATCATATAAAGTGAtgcattgttattatttgtgtttcaGATCCTGTAAATACAGAATTCTAGAACTGCCAATCAGTAGAGACAGAACAACCAACAACTCTCCCTGATGGCCACCTGCTGCCACTGCAATCTGAAAACAAGAAAGGAGAGTGATGTGAGGATTATGAGAATGTGATAAAACAAGAAATGAGATGATAGAATATGTTGTTAAGCAGTTATTaatcaataaatgaattaaatcatgAGGGAGTTGTGTTGTTGAACTCTTTTGAAAGAATTTACTACAAAGCATTCATAGTTTCCATATCTTTTCTCAGTACATTggcttttttaaataactgtttatgtattttatttgtaggtatttatttataatataattttctaatCCAACCAGTACCAGTGCAGTGTAATTGATCTTTGTGTGCGACTGTGCGTTATTGCTCAGAGAGCAGTATTAGTTTGTTTCCACTTGAGGCGCAGTTGTGTTCCGAGTTTACTACCCAACATTGACACCAGAACGTCTGTGGTTCATGATTTTTTTCACCCTTTCTCTCTACAAGCATTTTCTTTGCTTTAGAAAATTCCCCAGCTTAGTTAATAAAATACAGCTTGCAAAACTAACCTTGACTCTGAGTATATTATTGAGTTGTGACAACAGTATGCAACACAGGAAGCTGACCAAACATTGTAACAACGAAAAAGTTTGTGACTGTTCTCCTTTCTGGAATGCTTGAATCATATATGATTAATAGGAGATACTGGGTGGGTGCTTGTGGGAGCAGCTGGTTTAGTGTTTGTCTTTAGATTGTTTAAAAAGTCCCAGGCCTTTGTTTATTTGGCAAGGCTCAGGATTTCAGAAAGGTAGTCAGTAGTTACGTAAACCACAGCAACTGAGGGGGATGTGGTTGAGAGGGTCATCCAGATCCATTTTTTGAGACACTGGCTTAGGTGGCCTCTGCTCTTTTTCTTATCTTCTTACAATATCACAGGTCCTGGCTGAGGATAAGTGgaagaaaatgtgtaaaattagtgTACATTCATTGGGCTTCATTTATGCAACACAAGCAGAAAAGATTTCTGTGTAAAtagtttgttaaatatttttatgtacattgtTGCAATAAACTGAATGTTTCAtgaaacagaaattaattacacgTTTCATTAACAAGCAGAAAGACAGAAATACATGAATTCagaatatataatacattatatggATATACTTATTAAGTGGCTATggatattaacatattttaattattaaaatattaatatataaataataaagaaattaaatcttTACACATGTAAATCTaaacatgaatttaattaaactctatactaaaatttaatttttgagaaataatgtttttagtagcaaatattcattattttttatttaaattgatttgcagatttaaatatttgtatgattATTTATTGAACTTTTCCTTGGTTTATGCATATGCATTttcaagttacatttatttgaaagacaTACTGATGGATTTGGTTGATGCAATGAACCCTGCttgaaatttaaatcttttcTGACATTGTAAAGTCCTAGATGTTGTCTTTATGGGTGTGGTAGGCTATATGTAAGTTAGTGCTGCTTATGAATTGTACTATTTCGCCTCAACCTGTTCTCTAACTATTGTGATAAAAATGAAGTGTTTGAAATGCTCtgaacacataatttttttgCGTTTTATCCTAATGTATACTTGCAGCATGACATCTGTCcctgtgtatgctgtgtatactgGTCAAAACGATCAAATATACGTGTCTTGACACTGTTCAGTTTCAGGTGGTCTGTCATTCGTGTTTGTAGTGACTCACTTCTGAGTAAAGTGCAGTTAAGTAGGCTATCTTGCGTAAATGCAGAATACTCTTCTGACCAGTTTTCTGGGTGGGGCAGACTCTAATAAAGCACTTCCTCGTGTCTGCTGTGCGTGGACTAGGAGGAAAACAGTCTGAAATGGCGGCTGACTGGAAACAGAAGTGTGACTCGGAGTGGCAGCTGGGGGCTCACGGTGTCCCCATGCCCGACAGCGTGGACTGGAAATCGGTGTTTGAGAAGAAGCCGTTTGCACGCAACCTACTGCAGAACCCCTCGCCTTACGGTAATGACGTCACACCAGTCTGGCTAGCTAGTTAGCGCTACTTCGCACTGTATCATTTAATCAAATCTCTGCTTGAACTTGTTGTAACTGTATAAAGCAACATTATTATGTTGAGACAGAGTAGAGGAGATCGAGGATATGGTTGTTAAACAGGTTAGTTGTTACACCGTTAGTTTAACTATTGAGAAATTGGATGAATCATCCATGAACGTTACTCTACATAAATTGTGTTATTTTCTCGTTGTTATTAATTTGATGTACTCCCGActtgatttgtgttttaaaataaaatgtttcctattattttaaattaatatgaaattaaatttatctATAGGctacttgagaaaaaaaaacccctcacACAGTTAGTAGGTAGTGGCATTATCTTCCAAATTCCTGTAGTTTATCTGTGAATATTAGACAAACTTATGAACTTATTTAAATTTGACTAACATACATTGTTTAAGATGTTAAAGGTGAATGTCATGCCTTTGTTGTCATTTTGTGgaagaataatgttttaattttgtggaTGTAGAGGGAAAAGAAACGGATACtagttattatttagttattttatagtgaatttaataaatgaatttgtGGAGCGCTGAAACAATGCCAAAATGTAGCAGCGAAACATACCACCAAAAATGTGCCTCTCATATTGGAACTTGTTgactgtttattaaaatatttctgcagAAGTTGTCTTTAAATTATATGGATGTTTTTATAATTTGGCTAAATGGATATTTgacataaaaatgtgaaaaacggTAGGCctatttgcaattaaattttaCTGCAGCAGAAACGGAACCTTTTCATTTAGCGAAATCTTTCaaaatcatctcttttttttctcgttCAACAACCAGGTGTAAACCACACCATCCCACCACCCGAACCCCCTCGATCGGGAATGCCACCTCCTCCAAACCAACCACCTCAGTTTGAGCCCGATGGTGAGTCAGCAACCAAAACAGCATGTTCACTGCCTAAAAATCTCACCATGAGCTCACTTCTGCTGAATCGaaatggaaatgtgttttattatatctTTAATTAGAACAACATGAATTGTGGATAGATTGAACTTTAAACCCAAAACCTTTGCTGTTCTTAATGTCTTTGGTTGCTAATAAATATGTGATTGAATCTTGTACCTGGATGTTAATTGTAGGTAATTTCTCTGGCTGGAAAAGTAGTACAGAAGTTTTACCATATGACACTAGTGGAATTCCCCCCGGGGTTGTGGTCTGCCATCTGCCTCAGTACAGGTGAGTCTCACTTCTGTCAGAAAAATTATCTTTGTCACAAAAACCTATAAAGGCATTGGTCATGTTCCAGTACAATAGAGATAATTTTACTTGTCAGAAAACTTTCATATAGTGTTCCTTAAAGTACTTTGGAAAAAAACATAGCTTGTCAGTTCTTCAGGGTGAGAAAAAGtatatatgtgaccatggaccacaaaaccagtcataagggtccattttatgaaatttagatttatacatcatctgaaagctgaataaataagctttccattgatgttttgtttgttaggataggacaagaTTTgtcagagatacaactatttgacaatctggaatctgagggtgcaaaaaaatcaaaatactgagaaaatctcctttaaagttgtctaaatgaatttcttagcaatgcatattactaatcaaaaattcagttttgatataCTTATGGTAgaaaatgtactaaatatcttcattgaacatgatctttacttaatattctaatgatttttggcataaaagaaaaatcaataattttgacctatacaatgttttttttggctattgatataaatataccccagcaacttaagactggttttgtggtccagggtcacatatgatctCTCTGACATGGTCTTTGTGTTTCTTAATCTCAGGTGGTTCTCTTTAGAGCAGTGTGTGGACCTGAAGGCAGAGGGTCTGTGGGACCAGCTGCTGGATGACTTTCAGCCTGAGATCATCATTGAGGACTGGTGAGTTACGACCTgttataaaaatagttttcagtgTAAGCAATCTTCTAACAGTAATTGCAAACTGAGTTGCacagaaaagtcaaaaattaaaatggatgtCAGTTCAAAGGAAGTTCGCTGTAATGCAATGTCTTCCTGTCTTTCATCGgattttcaaatgatttgcagccaaaaaaaaaaggcaccaaGGAATCGGAATTCATTTCTGACATAGCTGGACAATTTAATCTGTGAcacataactgttttctattttagaatCAGTTTGTATTGTTGCAATTATTGGTTGAAGGGACTAATTTCAGGCAAAATCAAAGGTTTAATAAAGACTAATATTCACTTAAAATGTCTGGGTGTTTCTCCTCATGTGTAGGTATGAGGAAAGCCAGCTtcataaatctatctatcagctTGATGTGAAGCTCTTGGGTGCTGATGGTAAAACGGTCATCAAGCAGCACACATATAACCCTGAAGAGAACCTGGAGTGCTACTCACACACCTGGAAAAAGGTAATACATACGTGCATGCACATCTGTATTGATGTATTTATATTAgtaagtattttatattaatgtgccCACATGACCTGTGTTTATGTGTATAGGTCTCCCATGTATTCTCCAAGTATGGGTCAGGAGTGAGGTACATTCACTTCCTCCACAGACTGAAGAACCAGTTCATGATTGAGTTCTTCAATACCAAAGTCACAGACAGCTCCATTATTATCAAGACCAGCAAAGCCAGTAAGAAATAATCACAGTCAAAAAAAACCTGGTAGGAGTTTACGCACTctgaagactgtttttttttttaaacaaagcaattGTCTCGAATGTTTTCATAAATTAACTGCCCTTTCACAAGATGgcttataatgtaataaaacattccTCAATCAATTTGTGTCAGaggtttttcttgtttgttttaaatgtattcacaACAGCACTTGAGATGCACAGTTGGTGtcattatattttagtatttaaggCCAGCAGATGGCGATATAGCTTACTGATTGCAAACAAGACGCTGTGACCTGAACATATTATAATGGTAAAATTACATGgcaaaatacaatacaatgccACATTACAAATGGCAAAATACAATAGTTGCTACAGTTATATTACAACTGTGAAATCATAGCGAATATGGAATCAGAACTCTGATTCCTAATTCAGAACTAGTTGCCATTTTGTGTTATCTGATGACAgtggtatttatttttgtattattacttttttgtgaCGGAAGTAACTATGGTTCCTATGGTAAATTATTGTAAGGGCAATTCACAAACAGTATAGcaatttttaataacatataaaatatataatttctatataacattaatatagcctataatttataactataaaaatagaCATATCTATTTTTGCATGAAACAGTTAGGGTACTCTAAGAAAAAAATTGCGATCCCTTTAAAGTatctctgttttttaaaaaaaaaaaaaattattgttattgtttttaattaatttaattaataatccGTTATTATAGTTGTATATAAGTGATTGCACCATATGGCTCTGCTCCAGTTTTTATGGCGTATACAAAGACCAGTGTTCAGGTATTTTGAGGGCGATAAGCTTTGACGCACCAATCAGAACGTCGCGTTGAGCTGTTGCGCAGTCTGTCGCGTGCTGTGCGCGCGGAGGATGCGAGCTTGTTTGGGATGCTCGCATAGTTCAGAACAGAAGCAGGCGCACCACGAAAACTAATGGCACGTCTCTCCTGAGAACTGGAGCAACTTCCTCTACTGCCTCCCGGTCATGTCTGTCCATTCTGAGCTCTGCTATAGAGGTAAGTTCTGTtgaataaaatagataaatacttTTACTGGGGTTTATAGTGCTATATGGCATGCACATTGGTTCACTAACTGCCACTATATCTGTCAGGACCGAAAACGCTCTTGACAGCATCTACGTTTTTGTTTATcattaacagaagaaagaaattaactcattgtttttaagtgtttagCTGTGTTTGTACTGTTACTTCACAGAATCGCACCTGTTGCCAGTCACGTGCAGTTCAGTCTGTGGCGGCTTTACCAAGTTATTAATGAGCCGCACAACCTTAGGTCTGTTAAGTTTCTTTTGTATTACTTAGGATTCGATGAAAGCTAAAAACGAGAGTCATTTTCATCCTACACAGGAAAAAGAGCGAAAGGGCAGTTATTTCTCCTGTCATTGATCTAAAAAATGCTGATGTAAACACGTGTAACTAGGCATTGCCTATTATTCACTTTATGCAGTGTTTTTAGCAGTTGTGGCCCAATGGTTGGAGAgccagacttgtaacccaaaggtcacaaGTTCGTGTCTCAGTACCAGCAGGAATTGGGGTTGGGGGGTGTTTCATGCATCTCCCTTAATGGTACCTTTCAAACCCAGTGATGGCCTGAGATAGCCCTATTCAGCGCTGACACTCACTGCTTGCCTTTTAATCGGTTATAAATTCATAGAGGGAAAACatagataaaattatatttttcagtcCACCAAGTTGATTCTCTCTGTGTGATCTAATGTGATACAACAATGATCGTAATGATAGTAAATGTAACTGAAACTACAATGTGAAAAAAGACACAGAATATTTAGTTACAATCCTTGGTGCGCAATTTATCTTTCAAAGCACATTATCAGTTTACCTGATTtagagaataaaaatataatgcctAGCACAcccatattttaaacatatttttactaGGTTTAACAGCACAACCCCTAAATACTTTTGAATAtgtcaaaaggtttttttttttttcttttacgtttattcatattatattttcttttctattgtcCACTGAAATAACACGTCATGTCCTTTCAGCTAGTCTCAATAGATCATCTGATAAAGTGGCCTGTTAAAAATTTCTGCAGCAGAGTAATACTTAAAGTCTTAGATTACATGAAAGTCACGATTGTCTGGTGGAAGTCTGTGTGCAGTCAAAGTGGAACTGATTAAACGGTAACCCGTCTAGCTCAGAATAGGTGTTGTCTTTcgaaatggaaaaaagaaacagaatattTAGTTACAATCCTTGGTGCGGTCAGTAACATGGGTAAACATGTCTGCAGGGAGAATGCACACATGATTGTGTCgtggtgaggatgatgatgataggGATGAGAATGATGAAGGTTGAGCAGAGGTGTTTCTGTCCTGAAGAGAGAGTCTTACAGAGAAAAGTGTGGGTAAATGAATGCAGCATCACGTTACAGAAGATCCATGCAGGAGAAAGTAACTCATTTATCCTTTCACCTACTCCAGTTGCTTCAACATCTTCCAGTCCCAGAACTTGCATCCCCAACTGACTGTTCTGTTTTCCATTCTCTTGCTGTGTTTCTCAAAAATTCAAAAAGCAAACACATGGAAATATAAGCACAACATACACTATCCAATAGCACCATCTCCCAAATgggtgcatacacacacacacacacacacacacacacacacatacacacaggttaGTGGTTAACCTCCCTGGGATGAAGGGGCACCTCTAAATGGTAAAGTATCCATGAAGTTCAGTAAGAGACTGAAACATGAGACTCGGCAAGAGTTCAGTATGGCAAACCATCTTTACAGCAGCACGTTGACATATGCTATAAATATGCTGAGTCAAAGATGTGCATACACCAGCGTACAAAGGctgcacatctgttttcaacactgttaataataacaaatgcttTTTGAGCAGCATATttgcagcaaatcagtatattaaaatgatttctgaaggattatatgACACTTAAGGCTGCAatcatggctgctgaaaattcacaggaataaatgaaattttaaaatatagtaaaataaaaaaaagagtcatataaaatttatatatatgacAAGTCTTGAACACACACCAAATCtacatatatttcaataaaacaaatactgtaaaacatgtttgtaatttatatatatatatctacatatatttcaataaaacaaatactgtaaaacatgtttgtaatttatatatatatatatataaattacaaacatgttttacagtatttgttttattgaaatatatgtagatatatatatatataaattacaaacatgttttacagtatttgttttattgaaatatatgtaGATTTGGTGTGTGTTCAAGACTTTTCCTCCACCAAATAGTAAACcagcaacattttataaatatttattttaaacactttatatTAAACCAATGCATTTGGGCAAACAGGCCTTTAATCAGATTTAGAAGACATAAAacttatgaataaaaataaaataaaataattaataaataattaaaattcaaactttaataaactttaagaacagtaaaacacaaaaatccTTCCTCCTTTTCCTGATCTTTTCTCTTCTCGTAGATAGTATTATGAGTTTTAGCTCCTTGGTTGGTTTGAATCTTGCTTTAGTTTCATTTTCACTCACTTtcttttaaccaataaaaactGATCTGTTTTGGTACAAAAagttttatgttattaaatacaATTGAACATAGCATTGCTTCATATGTTTTGCAACTTCCATACTCTGATGCTTTCACAAAGCTAATCTAGTCCAttatctctctttccctcttttgCACTCACTTGCACACACACTCCTTATTTCTCTGTGTTCAAGCTAAATGGAATGTGGTTTGTTAAGTAGCCCTGAGCACACAGCCAGACAGGTGTTTTTTCTGCTCTTTGGACAGGTAATGCAGTGTTTGCATTGCCTGCAGAATGTGATACTCTTGGAGTGAGGTAAGAGTGAAATTGAACTCTGTAGAGTTTGTTTGCACTGGAGGAAATATGAACAGAAGGGTTGAGATAGACGTTATGTATACATGAGAGGACATCAGTGGTGGTTCAGCTCACAGAATACACccaaatagataataaatatacataaaaaatatggtgtTCTGTAATGGAATGTGTGTACTGTGATTCACCATGCTTGTTGTTGTtgaagaagtgtgtgtgtctgcgtgtatTATGGATGCTATAGTCTTTACTATAGAATTGTGCTTCTTCTATAGATATGATTGTCAGAaagagtgttttattatttattacagttattacatCTGTCtgtaatgggatttttttttttactgctgtcaCCTTGTATTGGACATTTAATTGTTTCTGCCTATTTCAAGACATAGAACATTATTATCCAACTTAAAAGGATGGAGATAAATTATGGCAAATAtttaggtcccactttatattaagtggccttaactactatgtacttacatttaaattaatcatttgattcaaTGTGCTTATTGTTGTAACAATAGTCCACTGAGGCGAGCATAGTGATGAACCCAAGAGCAGCTTTTATTTAACTAAGTGAaatccaaaatacaaacaaagacttgacttgaacagacttgacttgaacagacttgacttagcatgaacagactagactagACAAGAGACAAAGGCTACATGAGGGGTATATACCAAACAATCAGAGTCACATGACGTAATCCAACCAAtgaggaacaagacacatgacttggacaaccaatcagaacacaatGAACAAAGGAACCAATAGCAGGAATACAAGAAGGCAAAGGTACCACATGAGTAGATAGGAACCATGActaaactccaaaataaaagacatgagaGCTAtgaacaagaaacacaaacaaaacccaaaccccacGTTACAACtgtgtacatgcatgtttttacactgtacttatatttaaaaaatacctgcatgtaattacatctgtaattaatttctttaattacattgataattacactgttgacccatccattaaaccttaacccacccttaaacctacccataactCCCAACCTATCCCTAAC
The sequence above is drawn from the Cyprinus carpio isolate SPL01 chromosome B5, ASM1834038v1, whole genome shotgun sequence genome and encodes:
- the nccrp1 gene encoding F-box only protein 50, giving the protein MAADWKQKCDSEWQLGAHGVPMPDSVDWKSVFEKKPFARNLLQNPSPYGVNHTIPPPEPPRSGMPPPPNQPPQFEPDGNFSGWKSSTEVLPYDTSGIPPGVVVCHLPQYRWFSLEQCVDLKAEGLWDQLLDDFQPEIIIEDWYEESQLHKSIYQLDVKLLGADGKTVIKQHTYNPEENLECYSHTWKKVSHVFSKYGSGVRYIHFLHRLKNQFMIEFFNTKVTDSSIIIKTSKASKK